The sequence below is a genomic window from Streptomyces sudanensis.
GCTCGGCGGCCGGGCGAGGCGGTTCGGTGACCGGGCGGCGCGGCTCAGTCAGCGGACTGCTCGGCGGCCGGGCGAGGCGGTTCGGTGACCGGGCGGCGCGGCGTCAGCCCTCGTCCTCCCCGTGCGGGATCCACTCACTGCCGCCCAGCGGGTAGGCGAAGGCCGGCCGCCCCGTGACCGCGCTCGTCGCGAAGGGCCGGCCGCGGTCGTCGATCAGCAGCGTCCCCCGGCGCCCCTCGCTGCTCCACTCCAGTTCCAGGTACCAGCGCACGAAGTGCCCGAGGGTGTGCGCCGTGACCCGCAGCATCTGGGGGTCGTTCCGGGACACCTTGTACGGGAAGTCGCTCGCCGGGATCTCCCTGTCGCCCTGGAGCCCCGCGACGGGCACGGCGCGCGGGCGCGCCGCGTCGAGGTTGACGTCGAAGCTGGCGAGTCTCATCTCGCCGCCGCAGCCCACGCCCATGACGTACGCGTTCCACGGCAGCGGCTCGCCCCGCTCCACCATCCGTACGTGCAGCCCGTGGAGCACCACCGTCTCCTCGCCCGTGGCCTGCACGGAGACCTCCATCAGCGCGTCCCCGCCCGCCACGCCGCCCAGCGCGCGGACCCAGCCGCGCGCGTCCTGCACGAAGGGCGGTGGCGGCACCTGGCCGGACGGCCGGTTCACCACGTACATCTGACTGCACGCGTCGCGCCAGACGTACGGGCGCACGTCGACGGTGAGCGGTGGAACGCCGTCACGCCGGACCGGTGCGGCCCCGCGCGGGCGCCCGGCCCCGGACGGCGCGGCGGTGGCGGTGGCCGCAGCGGTGGCGGTGGCGGTGGGCGGGCCACAACTCGGGGCNNACGNNGNGGGCTATNNGGGNANGNNGGGTGGGAGTGGCGGACGGGGTGGGGGGCGCCGAGACTGTGGCGGAGGCGCTCCCACCGGTGGGCCCCGCGGGCAGGAGGGGCTGGACGGCCGAGGTGCGCCGTCCGCCGTCCGCGTCGACGGTGGCCTTCGGTGTGCCCCGGCTCATCGCCACGGCGAACGCGGCGGAGGTCGCCAGGACGACGGCCGCCGCCGCGGTGGCGAGGCGGACCCGCCGGGACCGGGCGGCGACGGCGGACCGGGCGGCTGCGGGCGCGATGACGGCCACGGGGTCGGGCCCCCCGGCGGTCCCCGTACCCGGCGCGGGGACGGAGCCGTCGGCGGTCCCCGTACCCGATACCGGGGCGGGGCCGTCCGCGGTTTCCTCGCCCGGCGCGCGGCTGGGGCCACCGGGCGCCCCGGTCGCCGGAGCCGAGCCGCCGCCCTCCGCGCCGGGCGCCGGGGCGGGTCCGGTCGCGGCGGTGGGCCGGTCCGGGAAACCGGCTGGTGCGGCGGATGCGAGAGGTACAGAAGGTGCAGTCGATACCGAGGGTGCGGTCGGTACGGGAAGAACCGAGGGTGCGGTCGGTACGGGCGGAACCTCCGATGCGGAAGGTCCGGTCGGTTCGGCCGGGACCTCCGATACGGAAGGCACGGGCGGTTCGGACGGTGAGACCGAGGCGGACGGTGCGGGCGGTTCGGACGGTGAGACCGAGGCGGACGGTGCGGACGGGGTCGCGGACGCGAGTGGTGGGGCCAGGTCCGCCGGCCACTCCCCCGTTCCCTCTGCCGGCCACTCTCCCGTTCGCTCTGCCGGCCGCTCCTCCAGCCAGCCCTCCGATTGGCCTCCCGGCCGGCCCTCCGACCGGCCCTCCGATTGGCCTCCCGGCCGGCTTTCCGGTCGGCGGTGTGCCCGGGGCGCTCCGCCCGGGAGCTCCTCCTCCCGTACGGATTCCGCCTCCTGTGTCGCCTGCGCCTCCTCGCCCTCGCGTGTCGGCGGTGCCGCCGGGTGTTTCGAACCGGTTCCCCTCCGCCCACCGGACACCGGCGCCTCCGGTGAGGCCGCCCGTCCGCGGCGCCGGGCCTCGTCGGCGACGATCCAGCGCCGGTGCAGCGCCACCATCTCGTCCCGGGACGCCCCGCACAGCCGCGCGAGCCGCTCCAGGGGGGCGAACTCCGTCGGCACGGCGTCGCCGTTGCAGTAGCGATGCAGCGTCGACGTACTCATGTGCGCCCGCTTGGCGAGCGCGCCGTAGCTGAGTCCGGAGCGCTCCTTGAGCCCCCGCAACGTCTCCGCGAAGCCTTCCATCCCGGTCCCCACCTGACCTCCCCCTCATCGCACCGTTCCAGGAACGCGTTCCAGGCACCCGACGAAACCGCAGGTCAGAGACGTTCCAGCATTCCAGCGTTCCCCATTGTCCCGTGCCGATTGCCCTGAAATCACGCCGCCCGGCACGGTGTGTCCAGCACACCGGAGACAGGAGCACCGATGCGGTCACCCAGCCGCCTCCACCTCGCCGACGCCTGTGCGGTCGTCGTCCTGATCGTCTGCACGGTGATCGCCATCGCACTGATCAACCGTCACTGAGCACACCACCAACGGGGAGTACGAACCATCATGCGCACCTTCCGCACCCGCACCACCACCGCCGCCGCGACCGCCCTCCTGGCCGCGCTCTCGCTCACCGCCTGCCAGAACGACCGCGGCCTCGGCGCCGCCCCGGCGACCGAGCCGGCCTCCTCCGCGACCTCCGCCCCCGGGGCGCCGGCGGAGTCCGCCTCCCCCGCCGGTACGGGGAGCGGCACCGGCGACGGCCGGAACTCCGGCACCGGCAACGGCACGACCGAGACCGGTACCGAGACCGGTACCGGCACCGGTACCGACGCCGAGGGCACCACGAGCGGGAGCAGCGCCGGCAAGAACAGCAGCACCGGCCACAAGAGCACCACCGGCACCACCGGCACCACCGGAACCACCGGCGGCGGCAAGGTCACCCCCGTCTCCTCCGCCCCCAAGGGCACGTCCGGCGCGTCCTCCTTCGCCACCTGCACCGGCGACAACACCAGGGTGAGCGTCGTCCGCCCGACCCGTCCGATCAACCACCTGCTGATCACCGCCACCAACACCGGCTCCCGCACCTGCCTCGCGTACGGCGCCCCGCTCCTGCGCTTCGACGACGAGCAGGCGACCCCGCAGCTCATGGAGGAGAGCCACCCGCAGGCCGTGGTCACCCTGGCCCCCGGCGAGTCCGCCTACGCCGCGGTCCTGCTGAGCGGCGAGCGGGCGCCGGAGGAGGCCAACGGACGGTTCACCAAGCGGCTCACCGTCCTGTTCTCCTCGCGCGACGCCTCCGGCTCGGTCGGCTCGCCCGTCACGGTGAAGCTCCCCGCGGGCACGTACAAGACCGACGACGCGGCCGTGACGTACTGGCAGTCCTCGCTGGACGACGCCCTCGGCTTTTGACGGCTCCTGACGGTTTCCGAGCGGGCCCTCCGACCGGTACGCCTCCGGCCCAGGAGGCGCCACCCGCCGGTCCGGAGGCATGACCGGCCGTCACCGCCCGCCGAACCGGAGGCGGGCGGTGACACCCGAGGGGGCGGCGTCCGACGACGCCGCCCCCTCGGGCCTGCGCCCGGACCCCGCGACGGGGCCGGGCGGGGTCTCAGACCAACGGGTGCGAAGGCTTCCCCTTCACCTCGTCGATCTCCACGTGGGCCTTCTGCAGGAGCTGCGTGCCGATGTCCATCAGCGCGCGTGCGCCCGCGATCTCCTCGCCGACCCTCAGCTGCCCGGGGTCGGACGGGTGGCGCTGGGCCTGTCCGTGCCCCCTCACCTCGGTCCCGTCCCCGAGCCGCACGAGCGCGGCGGCCCTGGTCCGGTCGCCGTCCTCCTGGAACTCCATGTCGACGTGCCATCCGACCAGCGTGTGCATCCGGAACACCTCCCGTGCCTTTTCTTCCAGGGTGCTCCGCCCGGCCGCACTCCGCCCCTCCGGGCCGGACCACATCGCATCGGACCGCATCGGACCGCACCGGACCGGTGCCACCGACCCCGGCACCGTCGGCCGCCCCCACCGGACCGCACCCCACCGGCCCGCACCCCACCGACCCGGAGTCACCGCCCCGGAATCACCGCCCCGGAGCCACCAGCCCGGCCTCCGCAGACCCGGACCTCACCGGCCCGGATCTCACCGGCTCAGCCCTCACCGGCGCAGCCACCGCGCGACCTCGGTCGCCCAGTACGTGAGGACGATCTGCGCGCCCGCCCGCCTGATGCCGGTCAGGGACTCCAGGATCGCCTTCTCCCGCTCGATCCAGCCCTTCTCCGCCGCGGCCTCGACCATCGCGTACTCGCCGCTGATCTGGTACGCCGCGACCGGCACGTCCACCGCGTCCGCGACCCTCGCCAGGACGTCCAGGTACGGGCCCGCGGGCTTCACCATCACCATGTCGGCGCCCTCGTCCAGGTCGAGCGCCAGCTCCCGCATCGACTCGCGGACGTTCGCGGAGTCCTGCTGGTACGTCTTGCGGTCGCCGCGCAGGGAGGAGCCGACGGCCTCGCGGAACGGGCCGTAGAAGGCGGAGGCGTACTTGGCGGTGTACGCCAGGATCGACACGTCCTCCTTGCCGATCGTGTCCAGCGCCTCCCGCACCACACCGACCTGGCCGTCCATCATGCCGCTGGGGCCGACCACGTGGACGCCCGCGTCGGCCTGGACCTGCGCCATCTCGGCGTACCGCTCCAGCGTGGCGTCGTTGTCGACGCGGCCCTCGGCGTCGAGGACGCCGCAGTGCCCGTGGTCGGTGTACTCGTCGAGGCACAAGTCGGACATGATCACCAGCTCGTCGCCGACCTCGGCCCGCACGTCCCGAATGGCGACCTGGAGGATGCCGTCGGGGTCGGTCCCGGCCGTGCCCGCCGCGTCCTTCTTGGCCTCCTCCGGCACGCCGAACAGCATGATCCCCGACAGGCCCGCCTCGACGGCCTCCACCGCGGCCTTCCGCAGGGTGTCGCGCGTGTGCTGCACGACCCCCGGCATGGCCCGGATCGGCACCGGCTCGGTGACGCCCTCCCGAACGAAGGCGGGCAGGACCAGGTCGGCGGGGTGCAGGCGGGTCTCCGCGACCATCCGCCGCATGGTGGGCGTGGTGCGCAGCCGACGCGGCCGCGCCCCGGGGAAGGATCCGTACGCAGTCATGCCCTCACGCTACGCCCGCCCCGCCGGTGCCTTTGCCGACGCCCGGTCGGCGCCCCTCCCCGGCCCCCCGGTCGGCGGCGGGGGCGCCGGGCGGCGTGCGGCGAACCGGCCGCCGTCTCCTGGCCGTCCACCCGTCCCCGAAGCCCCGGCCCGGCCATCCGCCCGCTTCGTGGCACCCACTCGCTTCGGGGCGCCCGTTCGCTTCGAGACGCTCCCGGGCTTCAGGGCGCCCATGCGCCTCAAGCGCGCACGCGCCGCCTGTACACGTAGCCGCCGACGAGCCCGGCCGCCGCGACGAGCCCGACGCCGAGGCCGATCTGCCGGCCGTCGGGACCGGAAGAGGAGGCGCCGCCCAGACCTCCGCGCACCCCGCTCGGGGTCGGCGTGACGACACCGGACGTGGGCCGGAGGGGCGGCGGGGCGACCGCCGACGGCGTGGTGNNNNNNNCGGTCGGGGGCGGGACGGGCGAGGCGGAGGAGGTGGCGCGCCGGGGAAGCACCTCGCAGGCGATGCCGTCGTCCGGGCCCTGGTCCTCGTCGAGGCGGTGGGGGTCGCTGGGGTCGCGGTTGAACTCCGCTTGGGCGTCCTCCTGGTACGCGAAGTGACGGCAGTCCAGGTCCTGGGCGTACGCGGTTCCGGGCAACGCCACGATCGAGGCGAACGCTGCCAGCACTCCTGCGGCGGCGGCACGGCGCATCCGACCCACCTCCTTCACCAGCCGTTCGACGTGGTCACTGCCCCGACGCTACGGCGGAGGCGGACCGCTGACGCCTGGGAGAGGACCGTTCAGGTGAACGGCGCCCGGCTGTGCGTACGTACCGGGCTCCGCCCTCCGCCCCCCGTCCTCCGCCTTCCGCCCCGGCCCGGAACGGCCGGACAGCCGACAGCCGGGCGGTCAGGCGGTCAGGCGGCCGGGCGGTCAGGCGGCGTACGGCGGATCCGCCGCGGCTCTCCCGGACCGGCAGTCGCGGCAGTGGCCCGGTTCCGGGGCGCGGAACGCCCGCTCGCACCCCTCGCACGTCTGGAACGGCTGGGGCCGGGCCGCTCCGACATCCGTCCCGGTGTCGGGCGGAGGTACGGGGCCGGTGGGGAGGGGTGGCGGCAGCAGGGCCCGGAGGCGGTAGGCGACCAGTCCGCCCGGGTGCGGGACCACCGGGGGGAGGTCCGTGGTGAGGACGCGGTGGACGGCGGTGGCCGGTACCCCGCGTTCGAACCAGGCGGTGACGGCCGGAACGAGACGCTCCACGTCCCGCTGCGACAGGATCAGGCGCCCGTCGGTACGGCGCAGCCCGGCGAGGAGGTCGGCGGCCCCCGCGCGGAACGGCCCTCGCGGCTCGCCCGGCCCGGACGCGCCCCGCCCCGACGCCACCGGCTCGGACACGGACGGGTCGGGTACGGCCTGCTCGGATACGGACGGGTCGGCCCCCACCGACACCGGTACGACCGGCTCGGCCCCAACCAACACGGCTCCGACCTGCTCGGGTACGGACGAAGCAACCGCGACCGGCTCGGACACCGCCGGCTCGAACACCGCCGACACGGAGGTGGCCGGCTCAAGTACCGCAGCCACGAACGGTGTCGCTGGCGCGGGCCCCGCCGCCACGGGCGGCGCGACCGCCACGGGCGCCGGCGGGGTCACCGCCCGCTCAGGCCTCCGGCCGTCCGCCTGACCGTCCGCCCGTACGGCTCCTGCTCCGGCTCCCACTCCGGCTCCGGCTCCCCGGCCGTCCGCCCGTACGGCTCCCCTGCCGCCCGGTGAGGCGGGTGCCGCGGTGGTCCCGTCCCCGCGGGCGGGAGCGGTCGCCGTCCCGTCCGCTCGTTCCGGGGCGTGGTGGGCGTACGTACGGGTGATCATCCGGCCTGTCGCCGTGCGTTCGCGCACCCGCTCCACGTACCCGTGCGCCTCCAACTCCCGTAACGCGAAGGCGATCCGGTCGCGCCCCTCGGGGAAGCGCTCGGCGAGGCTGCGGATGTCGACCGGGGCGCCCTCCGGCAGCGACAGGATGTGGGCGGCCAGCCCGATCGCGGTCAGCGACAACTCGCGGTGCTGGGCGAGGTGGTTGCCGATCACGGTGTACCGGCCGGAGTGGTACGCCCGTACGTGGATGACACCGAAGTGGGTGGCGGTCCGCCGAACGTCCCTCTTCGGGCTCGCGGCGGCGCTAGGCTTCTTCTCAGCCATGGGGGAAGGTGTTGTCTTCCTCTTTGGTCAGGCCCTCGCACTGGGATTGCCGTCCCGGCGGGGGCCGATTGCATATGCGGGGTGGACTTGCCTGAGCCTGCCCGCTCGGACCACCCCCGCACCAGCCGGTTCATCCGGTTTCACCCGACCGAGTGATGTCCGCGAGGTTTGGTGGGGAGGCGGGGGTTTTTCTCAGGGTTTTTTCCTGGGTTCTTTGGTCTTTTACCGCCCGCCGCTCCGACTCTCGCCCCACCGACGCCCGCGTTTCCGGGCTCCGGTGCGAAGCTCCCCGAGGACCGGGGCAGAGCCTCTCCGAAGGCCGGTGCGGACCCTCCCCGCCTCCCACGCACCGACCGTGCGCCGGTGAACCTCATGTCGGATACCTGCCAGCGCGAACCGCGCGGACTCGGAACCCTGGACGCGTGACCATGACCCCACCCGTGACCCCAGCCGCGACACCACCCGTGACCCCAGCCGCGACACCAGCCGCGACACCACCCGTGACCCCAGCCGCGACACCAGCCGCGACACCACCCGTGACCCCAGCCGCGACACCAGCCGCGACACCACCCGTGACCCCAGCCGCGACACCAGCCGCGACACCACCCGTGACTCCACCCGTGCCCCCAGCCGTGACAACGACCTCGACACCGGCCGCGACCTTCCGCGTCCACGCGATCCCCGCCGAGGAACTGGACGAGGTACGCACCAGCGGGATCGACGCCTCGGGCGACCGTGCCGAGCGCCTCACCGCCGCGGGCGGAGAACCCGTCCGGTGCTGCCTGCGCGATGCCGAACCCGGCGATGAGCTGCTGCTCTTCGGCTACCGGCCGCCGCTTCCCGCCGGTCCCTATCGTGAGACCGGACCCGTGTTCGTCCACGCCGGACCCTGTACGGGCCCGGCCGACACCACCCGCTACCCGCCGGACTGGCGCGGACGGCCACAGGTGCTGCGGGCGTACGACGAGCGCGGCCGGATCCACGACGCGACCACGACGCACGACGGCCGGGACCCGGAGAAGGCGATCACCGAACTGCTCGCGGAGCCCGGAGTCGTGCGCGTCCACAGTCGCAACATCGCCTGGGGTTGCTACATGTTCGCCGTCACCCGCCCCGAGTGAAGTCGAAGCGACCGACCGGCGGCGCCCGTCGCAGCGTCGCGAAGCCCCGGCCGTCCGTCGACGCCCCGGCCGTCCGCCGACGCCCCGGCCGTCCGTGGGGCGGGCCGGGGCCGTTGTCAGAGGGGTGTGCGAAAGTCCGTACATGTTCGAGATCTCGGTGGAGGCGGGGGGCGACGAGCGGCATGTCCGCGTGTCCGCCAGGGAGTTGGTCCGGCTGGTCCGGCGCGCCGGAGACGACGGCAATGGTGGCAAGGGCGGCGGTGGCAGTGGTGACGGCGGTGACGGCGGTGACGGCGAGCGCCCCCTGCTGGTGCGGCGGATATCCGACCCGTCGGACGTCTTCCTCCGGGTCTCGCGCAGGACCGGCCGCCCCTACGCGGTGGAGCACCACGACGGAACCCCCGAGCGGTACTTCCGGGCGCTGACCGACAGCCCCTGGGCCGTCGTCAGGGCGATCATCGGCTGGGCGCGCCGGGAGGACGGCTGGGACGCCGGTCTGGCCTGGTCGCCGCTGGACACCGGCCCTGCGGGAGAGGTGCCGCCGCTCGACCTCCCCGACGGCGAGCGCGAGAGGCTGGAGGAGTACGTACGCGAGGTGCTGGTCGGCGGCTATGTCTCCCGCGCCGAACTGGCCGAGTACGCCGAGGACTACCTGGCCACCGCGAAGCGCCGTCCCGTCTCGCCCGAGCAGGCGCGGGCGCTGGCCGACCGGCTGTGGCTGGAGCGCGTCGCGGAGCAGACCGAGTGGCAGGGCGAGACCGACCCCGAGCGGATCACCCGCGCCTTCACCGCCCTGCGGGAGTCCGGCATCACCGCCCACGAGAACTTCACCTGCTGCAGCACCTGCGGTGACGCCGAGATCGGCGACGCGGGCGAGCCCGGTGCCCGCGGCTACGTCTACTTCCACACCCAGTGCACGGACGCCGCCGCGGCCGGCCACGGACTGACGCTCTTCTACGGCGGGTTCGACGACTCCCGCGAGACCGCCGCGACCGTCGGCCGCGAGGTCGTGGCGGCCCTCGAAGCGGTCGGCCTCCGCACCGAATGGGACGGCGACCCCGACTGGGCCATCGTCGTCACCCCCCTGGACTGGCGCCGCCGCCTGGCCGGTTGACGCTCCGGCCGCGGGCGTGCTCCCCATGCCCGGCCGCGGGTCGTGGTTCCCGTGTCCGCTGCGCCCTCCGCCTCCACCGACGGCCGGTCCGGGCTCGATCGGTGGTGGATGTACCGCCGGGTGAGCCTGACCGGCCGTGCAGGCCAGACGAGCCGGGTGAGCCAGGCGAGCCGCGCGGGCCGGGCGGACCGGATGAGTCACGTTCCGACGCGCCGCCTCATGTGTCGTACCGGCGAATCCGCATCCACCACACCGCTCCATGCGTGACGACGAGTCCGGACAGCGAATCGGCCGATGTGCAACAGGAACGGTGAAGCGTCGTCGGCAGCGGCTGCACCAAACTGTTGCCGAGCCTGTACGGTCCTCCGCGCGGCCTTCGGAGGGGGGCCTCCCCGGCCTCGGCCCGGTCACGGGATCACGGGATCACGGAATCACGAGATGAGGAAGAGAGATCACACATTTTCTGCGCACTCGCCTCGCGCCGCTCGCGGCGGTCCTCGGGTCGGGCCTGCTGATCGGCCTGGCGGGCCCCCTTGCGGGGAAAGGGGATGACCCCGTCTGCGTCGCCTTGAGCACCGTTTTCTCCGGCGGGTGGTCGTGGGCCTGCTACGCGTTCACGGTGGGCTTTCTTCGCCGGTCGAAAACAGAGTCGATGCTGCTGTCCGCTCTGGGCCTGGCCGTCGGCGTGATCGCGTACTACACCTTCAAGGACATGAACCCGACCGTCCCCGCAGGGCTGGTTTCCGGTGCTTCCGGAGAGGGTCTGCTCTCCCGGATCCTCACGTGGGGAGCAGCGGCGTTCGTCCTCGGAGGGCCCGTGGGACTCCTGGGCAATCTGGCGCGGGTGCCGGGTGTCGGCGGCCTCCCCTTTCGGCTCCTCGTCCCGTTCGTGGCCTTCTTCGAGACCTCCATGCGGCTGACGGTGGAGGCGAGCGGACAGGGCCCGGTCGTCGCGGTCACCTGGCACGTGGTCCGAGGTGCCGCGTGCGTCGTCGCGCTGGCCCTGGTGGGTCACACGTTCCGGAACTGGCGGCACGCTCGACGTGTCCGCTCCCCGGGGCGGACGAGCACCGCGCCCGGGGAGGCATGACGTCCGTGTGACCGCACGGGACCGGGCGCCCCGTTCGTACGGCGTGGCCTCGCGTTCTGGTTCCGGACCGGGCGCCCCGTTCGTACGGCGTGGCCTCGCCTTCCGCTTCCGGATCGGCAGCCCGTTCGCGCGGCGCGGCCTCGCCTTCCGGTTCCGGACCGGGCGCCCCGGCCCGGCCGGGCCGCCCGTCCCGTACCGCGCGTCAGTCCCGTCCCGTACCGCGCGTCAGTCCCGTCCCGTACCGCGCGTCAATCCCGTGCCGCGCGGTCGAAACGGGCCGCCCAGTCGCGGAGGTGGTCGACCAGTTCGGGCGGTTCGAGTACGCGGAACTCGGCGCCGAGGGAGCCCAGGGCCAGGGTCGGCCAGTCCAGGGAGTCGCTGGTCATGTGGACCCGGCAGTGCTCGGCGTCCACCTCCTCGACCGTGCTCCAGTGCCCGATCCGTTCCCGTACGGTCGCGGCCGGGGCGTACGCCAGGACCGTCACCCGGTACGAGTGGGGCAGGTTGCCGATCCCGGCGCGGACGAACTCGGCGGCGTCGGCGGCGGGCAGGGGCCGCGGGCGGAACGGCGTGCCGGTGCCCTCCGGCGCGGTGAGCCGGTCGACCCGGAAGCTGCGCCAGTCCTGCCGGGTGAGGTCGTACGCGACCAGGTACCAGCGGCGCGCGAGGCGGACCAGCCGGTGCGGTTCGACCTGCCGGTCGGTGCGGCGGCCGTCGGCGGCGGTGTACCCGAAGCGGAGCCGTTCGCCGTCCCGGCAGGCCAGGGCGAGCGTGGTGAGCACGCCCGGGTCGACGCCCGCCCGGTCCGGGCTGCCCCAGCCGGCGGGTACGGTCATCGCGCGCAGCGCCTCGACCCGGCGGCGCAGCCGGACCGGCATCACCTGCGCCACCTTCGCCAGTGCCCGCACCGAGGACTCGGCTATGCCCTCCACCGCGCCCTCCGCGGCGGCGTGCAGCCCGACGGCCAGGGCGACCGCCTCGTCGTCGTCGATCACCAGCGGCGGCAGCGCGGCGCCCGCGGCGAGCTGGTAGCCGCCGTCGACGCCGCGCTGCGCCTCCACCGGGTAGCCGAGTTCGCGCAGCCGGTCGACGTCCCGGCGCAGTGTGCGGACCGAGACGCCGAGCCGGTCGGCCAGCTCGGCGCCCGGCCAGTAGCGGTGGGTCTGCAGGAGGGACAGCAGTCGCAGCATTCGGGTGCTGGTGTTCGCCATGCCTCCGATCCTCCCGCGATTCAGGACGGAAACTGACCGCTACGGCTCCTACTGTCGACGTAGACCGAGGAACACGGAACCAACCGGAGGCGGAAGACCATGACCGAGACCCTCAAGCCGGGCGAGTCGGCCACCCTCACCGGCGAGCGCGCCGACCTGCTGCAGACGCTGGGCCTGCACCGGGAGTTCCTGCGCTTCACCACCAAGGGCCTCACCGACGAGCAGGCCCGGATGCGGACCACCGCCAGCGAGCTGTGCCTGGGCGGCCTGGTCAAACACGTCGCCGAGATGGAACGCATGTGGGTGGAGTTCATCCTGAACGGCCCGTCGATCATGCCCGACTTCGCCACCATGACCGAGGCCGACCTCGCCGAGCGGGCGGACGCGTTCCGACTGCTGCCCGACGAGACGCTGGCGGGCGTCCTGGCCGAGTACGAGGAGGTGGCCCGCCGGACCGACGAGCTGGTCGCCACCCTGCCCGACCTGGACATGAGCCATCCGCTGCCGGACGCGCCGTGGTTCGAGCCCGGCACGCGGTGGTCGGCCCGCCGGGTGCTGCTGCACGTCATCGCCGAGACCGCGCAGCACGCCGGGCACGCCGACATCATCCGCGAGTCCCTGGACGGCGCCAAGACCATGGGGTGAACGGGGCCGCCCGGCCCCTCGGGAGCACCCGGACGGGGCCCCGAGGCCACCGCCGGACCGGGGCGCCGCCCAGCGGTGGCCCGGCCCCCGTACGGCGGTGGCCGCGGGGGCCCGGGGCCGAGCCGCCTCGGAGCCGTCCTCCACGGTGTCGACGCCGAACTCACCGCAGGCGAC
It includes:
- a CDS encoding DUF4232 domain-containing protein, whose amino-acid sequence is MRTFRTRTTTAAATALLAALSLTACQNDRGLGAAPATEPASSATSAPGAPAESASPAGTGSGTGDGRNSGTGNGTTETGTETGTGTGTDAEGTTSGSSAGKNSSTGHKSTTGTTGTTGTTGGGKVTPVSSAPKGTSGASSFATCTGDNTRVSVVRPTRPINHLLITATNTGSRTCLAYGAPLLRFDDEQATPQLMEESHPQAVVTLAPGESAYAAVLLSGERAPEEANGRFTKRLTVLFSSRDASGSVGSPVTVKLPAGTYKTDDAAVTYWQSSLDDALGF
- a CDS encoding DUF6891 domain-containing protein, producing the protein MFEISVEAGGDERHVRVSARELVRLVRRAGDDGNGGKGGGGSGDGGDGGDGERPLLVRRISDPSDVFLRVSRRTGRPYAVEHHDGTPERYFRALTDSPWAVVRAIIGWARREDGWDAGLAWSPLDTGPAGEVPPLDLPDGERERLEEYVREVLVGGYVSRAELAEYAEDYLATAKRRPVSPEQARALADRLWLERVAEQTEWQGETDPERITRAFTALRESGITAHENFTCCSTCGDAEIGDAGEPGARGYVYFHTQCTDAAAAGHGLTLFYGGFDDSRETAATVGREVVAALEAVGLRTEWDGDPDWAIVVTPLDWRRRLAG
- the hemB gene encoding porphobilinogen synthase, which codes for MTAYGSFPGARPRRLRTTPTMRRMVAETRLHPADLVLPAFVREGVTEPVPIRAMPGVVQHTRDTLRKAAVEAVEAGLSGIMLFGVPEEAKKDAAGTAGTDPDGILQVAIRDVRAEVGDELVIMSDLCLDEYTDHGHCGVLDAEGRVDNDATLERYAEMAQVQADAGVHVVGPSGMMDGQVGVVREALDTIGKEDVSILAYTAKYASAFYGPFREAVGSSLRGDRKTYQQDSANVRESMRELALDLDEGADMVMVKPAGPYLDVLARVADAVDVPVAAYQISGEYAMVEAAAEKGWIEREKAILESLTGIRRAGAQIVLTYWATEVARWLRR
- a CDS encoding helix-turn-helix transcriptional regulator gives rise to the protein MANTSTRMLRLLSLLQTHRYWPGAELADRLGVSVRTLRRDVDRLRELGYPVEAQRGVDGGYQLAAGAALPPLVIDDDEAVALAVGLHAAAEGAVEGIAESSVRALAKVAQVMPVRLRRRVEALRAMTVPAGWGSPDRAGVDPGVLTTLALACRDGERLRFGYTAADGRRTDRQVEPHRLVRLARRWYLVAYDLTRQDWRSFRVDRLTAPEGTGTPFRPRPLPAADAAEFVRAGIGNLPHSYRVTVLAYAPAATVRERIGHWSTVEEVDAEHCRVHMTSDSLDWPTLALGSLGAEFRVLEPPELVDHLRDWAARFDRAARD
- a CDS encoding DinB family protein, with product MTETLKPGESATLTGERADLLQTLGLHREFLRFTTKGLTDEQARMRTTASELCLGGLVKHVAEMERMWVEFILNGPSIMPDFATMTEADLAERADAFRLLPDETLAGVLAEYEEVARRTDELVATLPDLDMSHPLPDAPWFEPGTRWSARRVLLHVIAETAQHAGHADIIRESLDGAKTMG
- a CDS encoding DUF1876 domain-containing protein, which translates into the protein MHTLVGWHVDMEFQEDGDRTRAAALVRLGDGTEVRGHGQAQRHPSDPGQLRVGEEIAGARALMDIGTQLLQKAHVEIDEVKGKPSHPLV
- a CDS encoding DUF1203 domain-containing protein — its product is MTTTSTPAATFRVHAIPAEELDEVRTSGIDASGDRAERLTAAGGEPVRCCLRDAEPGDELLLFGYRPPLPAGPYRETGPVFVHAGPCTGPADTTRYPPDWRGRPQVLRAYDERGRIHDATTTHDGRDPEKAITELLAEPGVVRVHSRNIAWGCYMFAVTRPE
- a CDS encoding helix-turn-helix domain-containing protein, which produces MEGFAETLRGLKERSGLSYGALAKRAHMSTSTLHRYCNGDAVPTEFAPLERLARLCGASRDEMVALHRRWIVADEARRRGRAASPEAPVSGGRRGTGSKHPAAPPTREGEEAQATQEAESVREEELPGGAPRAHRRPESRPGGQSEGRSEGRPGGQSEGWLEERPAERTGEWPAEGTGEWPADLAPPLASATPSAPSASVSPSEPPAPSASVSPSEPPVPSVSEVPAEPTGPSASEVPPVPTAPSVLPVPTAPSVSTAPSVPLASAAPAGFPDRPTAATGPAPAPGAEGGGSAPATGAPGGPSRAPGEETADGPAPVSGTGTADGSVPAPGTGTAGGPDPVAVIAPAAARSAVAARSRRVRLATAAAAVVLATSAAFAVAMSRGTPKATVDADGGRRTSAVQPLLPAGPTGGSASATVSAPPTPSATPT